The Syngnathus typhle isolate RoL2023-S1 ecotype Sweden linkage group LG11, RoL_Styp_1.0, whole genome shotgun sequence genome contains a region encoding:
- the arhgap9 gene encoding rho GTPase-activating protein 15 isoform X2, with protein MLSGTWRRSMGHQQPAVAPAVNSRGVTLCGVPSGTVVLEAQYDYNYRGADGRQVCIREGERFILLKKTNADWWQVRRIGAASKTKPLYVPATYVTEVPVAPMPSHQHLIISASLNSNVRILPRVALAPSPTGVAYHEQRQASKPIYRSMENLSSNSAFRGLNTIGNQSGVRLSTVALNTSSLRSGHLVVPGDAPGSQCNSRVVPMITRSQSQSNLADNVVENPYDEVGGSFSSHVNYRLPKKSCSQWDMVGSAGKNNHLQVPTESYLSQLSWQESPLYHQPQVDRRASQMEPPSPNPGQQPEQVMDLWEQYVDPSTLRSYYVNSITKERSWKPPRRARGGTGANKQVIPTHRLPRETSHLTLPLSATGNGTVHRLSPDFLFGSHQRNIDGSWRMKQSMQRAASSDTICTMALGNAGQPYHDAAPLHDVKQQLSHSQSMILPENGKIVQQCRDYSCNVTNIVVEPPSPESSPDGDGDTPELEKAGLLNKTKIAEGGRKLRKNWSPSWVVLVGNSLVFFKDPKSQTPSSWKPGNSRPESSVDLRGAKLHWANELSSKKNVFKLRTVTGNEFLLQSETDSLIKEWYHTIQNVIDRLDRENPLDNVLLYSLRRAGSVEMLDHSGDEDDRRGSLPRSASNLENTEKKRVKTRLKKLILKRPPLQALQEKGLIKDQVFGCRLEMLCEREKSTVPRFVRLCTETVEKRGLDTDGIYRVSGNLAVIQKLRYLVNHERAVTTDGRYMFPAELVQEEKLNLDENQWEDVHVITGALKLFFRELPEPLVPFNFFSDVVDTVKVTDHADKVNHLKSVVHSMPQPNHDTLQFICRHLKRVLEHSDANRMTTQNLGIVFGPTLLRPECDNGNMAVNMVFQNQAVELILNEYEHIFGGRAAATS; from the exons TGCTGTGGCGCCCGCGGTGAACTCCAGGGGGGTGACGCTGTGCGGCGTGCCCAGCGGCACGGTGGTTCTCGAGGCCCAATATGATTACAACTATCGTGGTGCTGATGGAAGGCAGGTTTGCATCCGAGAAGGCGAACGCTTTATACTCCTTAAGAAGACCAACGCCGACTGGTGGCAG GTACGGAGGATAGGGGCTGCAAGTAAAACCAAGCCGCTGTACGTGCCGGCCACATACGTGACCGAGGTTCCTGTGGCGCCCATGCCCTCCCATCAACACCTCATCATTTCGGCGTCGCTCAACTCCAACGTCCGCATCTTGCCTCGAGTGGCGCTCGCGCCGAGCCCCACGGGGGTTGCCTATCACGAACAGCGCCAAG CGAGTAAACCCATCTACCGCTCCATGGAGAACCTCAGCTCCAACAGTGCCTTCAGAGGTCTTAACACCATCGGCAACCAGAGTGGCGTCCGTCTCTCCACCGTTGCACTCAACACCTCCTCCCTCCGGTCAGGCCACCTTGTGGTGCCCGGAGACGCACCCGGCTCACAATGCAATTCCAGAGTAGTCCCCATGATCACTCGCAGTCAGAGCCAGAGCAACCTGGCGGACAATGTGGTGGAGAACCCTTACGATGAGGTGGGCGGGAGCTTCAGCAGCCACGTCAACTACCGGCTTCCAAAGAAGTCTTGCAGCCAATGGGACATGGTGGGATCTGCTGGCAAGAACAACCATTTGCAG GTTCCGACCGAGTCCTATCTGTCCCAACTGTCCTGGCAGGAGTCACCTCTCTACCATCAACCACAGGTAGACAGGCGTGCTTCGCAAATGGAGCCCCCGAGTCCCAATCCCGGCCAGCAGCCTGAGCAGGTCATGGACTTGTGGGAGCAATACGTGGACCCGTCTACACTGAGAAGCTACTACGTCAACAGCATCACCAAGGAGAGATCTTGGAAGCCTCCTCGGAGAGCCCGCGGAGGCACCGGCGCCAACAAACAG GTCATTCCAACGCACCGGTTACCAAGAGAAACAAGTCATCTGACGCTGCCCCTTTCTGCAACTGGCAACGGTACAGTGCACAGG ctctCACCAGATTTCCTCTTTGGAAGCCACCAGAGGAACATTGATGGCAGCTGGCGGATGAAACAG AGCATGCAGCGCGCCGCGTCCTCCGACACCATTTGCACCATGGCGCTCGGCAACGCCGGCCAGCCGTATCACGACGCTGCCCCACTGCATGATGTTAAGCAACAGCTCTCACACTCGCAGTCCATGATCCTGCCCGAGAACGGCAag ATCGTCCAGCAGTGCCGAGACTACTCGTGCAACGTGACCAACATCGTGGTGGAGCCGCCGTCTCCAGAGAGTTCTCCAGACGGCGATGGCGACACTCCG GAGTTGGAAAAAGCTGGCCTCTTGAATAAGACCAAGATCGCAGAAGGAGGTCGCAAACTCAG AAAAAACTGGAGTCCATCCTGGGTGGTGTTGGTCGGCAACAGTTTGGTTTTCTTCAAAGATCCCAAATCGCAGACGCCTTCCAGCTGG AAACCAGGAAACAGTCGCCCGGAAAGTAGCGTTGACCTAAGAGGAGCCAAACTACACTGGGCCAATGAGCTGTCCAGCAAGAAGAACGTGTTCAAG CTAAGGACCGTGACGGGCAACGAATTCCTGCTACAGTCGGAGACGGACTCTCTGATCAAGGAATGGTATCACACTATCCAGAACGTCATTGACAGACTG GACCGTGAAAACCCGTTAGATAACGTCCTGCTGTACTCCCTGAGAAGGGCGGGTAGCGTGGAGATGCTGGACCACAGCGGCGACGAGGATGACAGGAGAGGGTCTC TCCCTCGCTCGGCGTCCAACCTGGAGAACACAGAGAAGAAGAGGGTGAAAACCCGGCTGAAGAAGCTCATTCTCAAGCGACCTCCTCTGCAGGCCCTGCAGGAGAAGGGCCTCATTAAAG ATCAGGTGTTCGGCTGTCGTCTGGAGATGCTGTGCGAGCGGGAGAAGAGCACAGTGCCTCGCTTCGTCAGGCTTTGCACCGAGACGGTGGAGAAGAGAG GCTTGGACACTGACGGCATCTACAGAGTTTCTGGGAACCTGGCGGTCATTCAGAAATTACGCTACCTGGTCAACCATG AGCGAGCTGTGACCACTGATGGCCGTTACATGTTCCCAGCTGAGTTGGTGCAAG aggagaagctgaactTGGACGAGAACCAGTGGGAGGACGTCCATGTCATCACGGGAGCTTTGAAACTGTTCTTCCGTGAGCTTCCTGAGCCGCTGGTGCCCTTCAACTTCTTCAGCGATGTGGTGGACACCGTCA AGGTGACGGACCACGCGGACAAAGTGAACCATCTGAAGAGTGTTGTGCATAGCATGCCTCAGCCCAACCACGACACGCTACAGTTCATCTGCCGCCACCTCAAACG CGTTCTGGAGCACTCAGACGCCAACCGTATGACGACGCAGAACTTAGGCATCGTTTTTGGGCCCACGCTGCTGCGGCCCGAGTGCGACAACGGCAATATGGCTGTGAACATGGTGTTCCAGAACCAGGCCGTGGAGCTCATCCTCAATGAATATGAGCACATTTTTGGCGGGCGGGCCGCCGCCACCTCTTAG
- the arhgap9 gene encoding rho GTPase-activating protein 9 isoform X1: MLSGTWRRSMGHQQPAVAPAVNSRGVTLCGVPSGTVVLEAQYDYNYRGADGRQVCIREGERFILLKKTNADWWQVRRIGAASKTKPLYVPATYVTEVPVAPMPSHQHLIISASLNSNVRILPRVALAPSPTGVAYHEQRQASKPIYRSMENLSSNSAFRGLNTIGNQSGVRLSTVALNTSSLRSGHLVVPGDAPGSQCNSRVVPMITRSQSQSNLADNVVENPYDEVGGSFSSHVNYRLPKKSCSQWDMVGSAGKNNHLQRINHVRNDVRASQNYIRVRTSHLPTNIVRLIPVPTESYLSQLSWQESPLYHQPQVDRRASQMEPPSPNPGQQPEQVMDLWEQYVDPSTLRSYYVNSITKERSWKPPRRARGGTGANKQVIPTHRLPRETSHLTLPLSATGNGTVHRLSPDFLFGSHQRNIDGSWRMKQSMQRAASSDTICTMALGNAGQPYHDAAPLHDVKQQLSHSQSMILPENGKIVQQCRDYSCNVTNIVVEPPSPESSPDGDGDTPELEKAGLLNKTKIAEGGRKLRKNWSPSWVVLVGNSLVFFKDPKSQTPSSWKPGNSRPESSVDLRGAKLHWANELSSKKNVFKLRTVTGNEFLLQSETDSLIKEWYHTIQNVIDRLDRENPLDNVLLYSLRRAGSVEMLDHSGDEDDRRGSLPRSASNLENTEKKRVKTRLKKLILKRPPLQALQEKGLIKDQVFGCRLEMLCEREKSTVPRFVRLCTETVEKRGLDTDGIYRVSGNLAVIQKLRYLVNHERAVTTDGRYMFPAELVQEEKLNLDENQWEDVHVITGALKLFFRELPEPLVPFNFFSDVVDTVKVTDHADKVNHLKSVVHSMPQPNHDTLQFICRHLKRVLEHSDANRMTTQNLGIVFGPTLLRPECDNGNMAVNMVFQNQAVELILNEYEHIFGGRAAATS, encoded by the exons TGCTGTGGCGCCCGCGGTGAACTCCAGGGGGGTGACGCTGTGCGGCGTGCCCAGCGGCACGGTGGTTCTCGAGGCCCAATATGATTACAACTATCGTGGTGCTGATGGAAGGCAGGTTTGCATCCGAGAAGGCGAACGCTTTATACTCCTTAAGAAGACCAACGCCGACTGGTGGCAG GTACGGAGGATAGGGGCTGCAAGTAAAACCAAGCCGCTGTACGTGCCGGCCACATACGTGACCGAGGTTCCTGTGGCGCCCATGCCCTCCCATCAACACCTCATCATTTCGGCGTCGCTCAACTCCAACGTCCGCATCTTGCCTCGAGTGGCGCTCGCGCCGAGCCCCACGGGGGTTGCCTATCACGAACAGCGCCAAG CGAGTAAACCCATCTACCGCTCCATGGAGAACCTCAGCTCCAACAGTGCCTTCAGAGGTCTTAACACCATCGGCAACCAGAGTGGCGTCCGTCTCTCCACCGTTGCACTCAACACCTCCTCCCTCCGGTCAGGCCACCTTGTGGTGCCCGGAGACGCACCCGGCTCACAATGCAATTCCAGAGTAGTCCCCATGATCACTCGCAGTCAGAGCCAGAGCAACCTGGCGGACAATGTGGTGGAGAACCCTTACGATGAGGTGGGCGGGAGCTTCAGCAGCCACGTCAACTACCGGCTTCCAAAGAAGTCTTGCAGCCAATGGGACATGGTGGGATCTGCTGGCAAGAACAACCATTTGCAG AGAATCAATCATGTCAGGAATGACGTCAGGGCATCCCAGAATTACATCAGAGTCCGCACAAGTCATCTCCCTACCAACATTGTGCGCTTAATCCCA GTTCCGACCGAGTCCTATCTGTCCCAACTGTCCTGGCAGGAGTCACCTCTCTACCATCAACCACAGGTAGACAGGCGTGCTTCGCAAATGGAGCCCCCGAGTCCCAATCCCGGCCAGCAGCCTGAGCAGGTCATGGACTTGTGGGAGCAATACGTGGACCCGTCTACACTGAGAAGCTACTACGTCAACAGCATCACCAAGGAGAGATCTTGGAAGCCTCCTCGGAGAGCCCGCGGAGGCACCGGCGCCAACAAACAG GTCATTCCAACGCACCGGTTACCAAGAGAAACAAGTCATCTGACGCTGCCCCTTTCTGCAACTGGCAACGGTACAGTGCACAGG ctctCACCAGATTTCCTCTTTGGAAGCCACCAGAGGAACATTGATGGCAGCTGGCGGATGAAACAG AGCATGCAGCGCGCCGCGTCCTCCGACACCATTTGCACCATGGCGCTCGGCAACGCCGGCCAGCCGTATCACGACGCTGCCCCACTGCATGATGTTAAGCAACAGCTCTCACACTCGCAGTCCATGATCCTGCCCGAGAACGGCAag ATCGTCCAGCAGTGCCGAGACTACTCGTGCAACGTGACCAACATCGTGGTGGAGCCGCCGTCTCCAGAGAGTTCTCCAGACGGCGATGGCGACACTCCG GAGTTGGAAAAAGCTGGCCTCTTGAATAAGACCAAGATCGCAGAAGGAGGTCGCAAACTCAG AAAAAACTGGAGTCCATCCTGGGTGGTGTTGGTCGGCAACAGTTTGGTTTTCTTCAAAGATCCCAAATCGCAGACGCCTTCCAGCTGG AAACCAGGAAACAGTCGCCCGGAAAGTAGCGTTGACCTAAGAGGAGCCAAACTACACTGGGCCAATGAGCTGTCCAGCAAGAAGAACGTGTTCAAG CTAAGGACCGTGACGGGCAACGAATTCCTGCTACAGTCGGAGACGGACTCTCTGATCAAGGAATGGTATCACACTATCCAGAACGTCATTGACAGACTG GACCGTGAAAACCCGTTAGATAACGTCCTGCTGTACTCCCTGAGAAGGGCGGGTAGCGTGGAGATGCTGGACCACAGCGGCGACGAGGATGACAGGAGAGGGTCTC TCCCTCGCTCGGCGTCCAACCTGGAGAACACAGAGAAGAAGAGGGTGAAAACCCGGCTGAAGAAGCTCATTCTCAAGCGACCTCCTCTGCAGGCCCTGCAGGAGAAGGGCCTCATTAAAG ATCAGGTGTTCGGCTGTCGTCTGGAGATGCTGTGCGAGCGGGAGAAGAGCACAGTGCCTCGCTTCGTCAGGCTTTGCACCGAGACGGTGGAGAAGAGAG GCTTGGACACTGACGGCATCTACAGAGTTTCTGGGAACCTGGCGGTCATTCAGAAATTACGCTACCTGGTCAACCATG AGCGAGCTGTGACCACTGATGGCCGTTACATGTTCCCAGCTGAGTTGGTGCAAG aggagaagctgaactTGGACGAGAACCAGTGGGAGGACGTCCATGTCATCACGGGAGCTTTGAAACTGTTCTTCCGTGAGCTTCCTGAGCCGCTGGTGCCCTTCAACTTCTTCAGCGATGTGGTGGACACCGTCA AGGTGACGGACCACGCGGACAAAGTGAACCATCTGAAGAGTGTTGTGCATAGCATGCCTCAGCCCAACCACGACACGCTACAGTTCATCTGCCGCCACCTCAAACG CGTTCTGGAGCACTCAGACGCCAACCGTATGACGACGCAGAACTTAGGCATCGTTTTTGGGCCCACGCTGCTGCGGCCCGAGTGCGACAACGGCAATATGGCTGTGAACATGGTGTTCCAGAACCAGGCCGTGGAGCTCATCCTCAATGAATATGAGCACATTTTTGGCGGGCGGGCCGCCGCCACCTCTTAG